Genomic DNA from Alistipes indistinctus YIT 12060:
GCATGGCACTGCGGATAAGGAAAGTTCTGCGATCCATGGAAGTTTTAGATTGGGAAAATATCGGTTGGTTAGGTTTTTATTTCTGAGTCGGAGTTGCTGTCTGTATCTGTATTGGGAGTACCGGTTGTCCTATTTTATACCTGTATCTGTTTTAATATTTGTATCTGTCCGGGGCGTGCCGAGAGCTATCCGCTTGACCGGTCCGTCGGTTTTTCGGGCGGTTCCGTTTGTTTCCCGCGTCGGAACTCGGGGGCGGGAAAACGGAACGGTTGCCGGGACGGACTGTAGCCGGTTTCGGTACGGTTCCCCGATTAGGACCCTGCGTCCGGGTCAGCGGACGCAGGGCAAAGGTTCGCTTATTTGCGCGGCGAGATTTTTTTGCCGTTGGGGGTGATGCTGTTGGTTACCGAAACGCCTTTCGACGCGGCGCCTTTGGTCTGCAATGCAGCGGCGGGTACGTCGATGAACGATTCATTCAGCTTCACGTTCGTGCAGCCCTCCAACACGACGCCGGCCGTGGCGGGGTTCAGCTTGCTGTCGACGGTGATGCCGGTAACGGTCACGTCGGTGCAGTTGTTGAAAATGGCCACGTCCTCGGCCGAGTTGTTCAGCAGGATACCTTCGACGGTCACGCCGGTGCAACCGTTCATGTAGATCAGCGCGGGCACCGTGTTCTTACCGGCGGCGAGGTTGCCCTGGGCTGCCTGCGTGTTGTAGTGGCCGGTTACGAGGGTTCCCTGTCCGTCGATCAGGCCTTTGCCGGTGATGCCGATGTTTTTGGCTGTATCGGCGACGATCAGTGCGGCGGTGCCGTTCACATAGTCGTAGTCATAAGGCGACGTGGAAGCCATCAGTGCGGCGCCTTCCTTGATGACGATCGTCACGTTGCTCTTGAGGTGGATCGTGCCGGTCAGGTAGCGGCCTACGTAGAACGCCAGCTCGCCGCCGCCGTTTTCGCTGATGAAGTCTACCGCCTTCTGGATCGAGCGCGTGTTGTTGGTCGTACCGTCCGATTTCACGCCGAAGAGCGCGGCCTTATACTCCTTGGCCGAAACGGGGCTCACGGCCGTGCCGATCAGCAAGAGGGCGAGTGCGAGGAATTTCGTTTTGATCATGGTCTCTGTTTTTAAGTTGAGATTATTAATTTGTTTGCGGTTATTCCTTTACGATGCCGGTGGTCTTGTAGGTGAACACCTGTTCCTTGCCGTTGGCACCGGGTTCTTCGAATTCGACCTTGCGCAGGGTGAGGCCCTGCACGTCGTCGGTCACCAGGCCCGGACGGTAGTCGCCGGGCTTCTCGGCAATGAATTTCACGTTGTCGAAGGTGATACCCTTGGCGTGGCGAATGTAGAAACCCCAGGCCGGCAGCTCTTTGAACTGCGAGAATTCGGGATAGGTATCGCGCATTTCGGGAATACCGTCCAGTTCGGCGGGGGTCAGGCCGCGGTAAGCGAAGAGTTTATTGCCGCCGCCGGGGTAGACCATCGTGATGTTCTTGAGGGTGATGTTCTCGATCGGGTAGTCGGGCAGGCCGACGATGCTCGCGGGCGAGATGTTGCGCGGCATGTCTTCGATCGGGCCTTCGTAGTTGTAGCCGGCGTCGGGTTTGCGCAGCGGCACTTCGGCATAGACGTTCTGGATCGTCACGTTTTTCATCGACGGCTGTTTGCCTTTGCCCCAGCGGTCGCCGATGCGCA
This window encodes:
- a CDS encoding glycoside hydrolase family 28 protein; protein product: MIKTKFLALALLLIGTAVSPVSAKEYKAALFGVKSDGTTNNTRSIQKAVDFISENGGGELAFYVGRYLTGTIHLKSNVTIVIKEGAALMASTSPYDYDYVNGTAALIVADTAKNIGITGKGLIDGQGTLVTGHYNTQAAQGNLAAGKNTVPALIYMNGCTGVTVEGILLNNSAEDVAIFNNCTDVTVTGITVDSKLNPATAGVVLEGCTNVKLNESFIDVPAAALQTKGAASKGVSVTNSITPNGKKISPRK